The genomic region CAACGAAAGCTGTAATGATGGTCGATGGGGCAGCAATGCTAGTAATAGGTACAGAAGAATGTACCTATTACACTAAATCATCTTTAGAAATGAAAGGTGATAGTAGTAATTGCTTTTCTGTTGTATTAGATAAAAATGATATAACTTTCGGTAGTCTTGATACTGTTAGTGAGGCTGTTTATGAACTGTTAGATGAATATAAACCAACTGCCTTGTTTTTAATTACAACATGTGTAGTTGAAATTATTGGTGATGATTTTACAGCACTTGCACTAGAAGCAAGTGCTAAATATAATTTGCCAGTAAAAGTTATTCAAACTAATCATTATAAAGGGAAAGATGATGAATATGGAATGGATTTAGTTTTTGATGCGGCAA from Tannockella kyphosi harbors:
- a CDS encoding nitrogenase component 1, whose translation is MRNMKKMMHGDKGINRCPLSGATKAVMMVDGAAMLVIGTEECTYYTKSSLEMKGDSSNCFSVVLDKNDITFGSLDTVSEAVYELLDEYKPTALFLITTCVVEIIGDDFTALALEASAKYNLPVKVIQTNHYKGKDDEYGMDLVFDAAKDLGQKPHKFNNITNMIGNKIGSKANMSRSTMSEEEMFQMLKAKTGGRMSDKEIRKKIHSKMGGR